GGCATAAGGCAGTGATAGTGGGACCTTTTATATTATTAGCAATAGTTTTCACTCCTTCAAAATCCCCAGGAGAGGATATTGGAAAACCAGCTTCAATGACATCGACCTTCATCTTTTCTAAATGCCTGGCAATCTCCAATTTCTCCTGTGTATTTAGAGAGGCACCAGGACATTGCTCTCCATCACGCAAGGTAGTATCAAAAATCATAATCTTATCTGTCATAATATACCTCCTACTTAAACTTTTTTATAATATTAATTAACTTCATGAATTATTATTCTTCTATTTGGGCTTATACCTTTAAACCATTTTTACTGCTTCTGGTAATAGCAATTCTTCCTGTACGCACTATTTCTCTAATGCCAAATGGTTTTAAAAGATTCAGAAATCCACCAACTTTTTCTTCGTCCCCGGACATTTCAATAGTCATTGTATTTCGTTCTACAAAGACTACTTTGGCCTTAAATATTTCTACTAATTGAATAATTTCTGAACGAATCGGCAGGGAATCTACATGAACTCTAACTAAAACTAGCTCTCTTTCAATGATATTTTCAGCCGGAATATCTCTTACCCGGATAACATCAATTAATTTATTTAATTGTTTGATTATTTGCTCTAATACTTTCTCATCACCACTTACGATGATAGTCATTCTGGAAATTCCTGGTATCTCCGAATGACCCACGGCAATACTCTCAATATTAAAACCTCTCCTGGTAAATAAACCTGCCACCCTGGCCATTACTCCCGGGAGGTCTTCAACTAAAATAGCGATGGTATGTTTCATGTTTAATCAACTCCTATCATTTGATTGATTGATGAATCGGGTTTCACCAGGGGGAAAATATTTTCTTCCGCTGGAATATGACAATCTATC
This portion of the Atribacterota bacterium genome encodes:
- the ilvN gene encoding acetolactate synthase small subunit, with the protein product MKHTIAILVEDLPGVMARVAGLFTRRGFNIESIAVGHSEIPGISRMTIIVSGDEKVLEQIIKQLNKLIDVIRVRDIPAENIIERELVLVRVHVDSLPIRSEIIQLVEIFKAKVVFVERNTMTIEMSGDEEKVGGFLNLLKPFGIREIVRTGRIAITRSSKNGLKV